A region from the Pirellulales bacterium genome encodes:
- a CDS encoding C-terminal binding protein: MSSVAITDYTFPSLEIESAILEPLGAVVRAGQCKTVETLVPLVADADAVITQFAPVNAEVIAAMQQARVIVRYGIGVDNVDLRAARARNIPVCNVPDYCIDEVADHTLAFLLATTRQVVPHCLHLREGRWGLATSLDQLKNLREQTVGVVGFGRIGREVAARLAPFKCRRLVFDPQVPPDQVRQAGCEPATLDELLAGSDVVTLHCPSTPQTRQLLNAASLARLKRGAVVINLARGDLIETAALVDALQSGHVAAAALDVFDPEPLPADHPLRTMPQVIAAPHIASVSVTAVRRLRETAAQIAAAALRGETLPNIVN; the protein is encoded by the coding sequence ATGTCTAGTGTTGCGATAACAGATTACACGTTTCCGTCGCTCGAGATCGAGTCGGCCATTCTCGAGCCGCTGGGCGCGGTCGTCCGCGCGGGCCAGTGCAAGACGGTCGAAACACTCGTGCCGCTCGTGGCCGACGCCGACGCGGTCATCACGCAATTCGCCCCGGTCAATGCCGAGGTCATTGCCGCCATGCAGCAGGCCCGCGTGATCGTCCGCTATGGCATTGGGGTCGACAATGTCGACCTGCGCGCCGCGCGGGCGCGGAACATTCCCGTCTGCAATGTGCCCGATTATTGCATCGACGAGGTGGCCGATCACACGCTGGCCTTTCTGTTGGCCACGACGCGGCAAGTCGTGCCGCATTGCTTGCATCTGCGCGAAGGGCGCTGGGGCCTGGCCACGTCGCTCGATCAGCTCAAGAACCTGCGCGAGCAGACGGTGGGCGTCGTCGGTTTCGGCCGGATCGGCCGCGAGGTCGCCGCGCGCTTGGCGCCGTTCAAATGCCGGCGGCTGGTATTCGATCCGCAGGTGCCGCCCGACCAGGTCCGGCAGGCCGGTTGCGAGCCGGCCACGCTGGACGAGCTGCTGGCCGGGTCCGACGTCGTCACATTGCATTGCCCTTCGACGCCGCAGACGCGCCAGTTGCTCAATGCCGCGAGCCTCGCGCGGCTCAAGCGCGGCGCCGTCGTGATCAACCTGGCCCGGGGCGATCTGATCGAGACCGCGGCGCTGGTCGACGCGTTGCAGTCGGGCCACGTGGCCGCCGCGGCGCTCGACGTGTTCGATCCCGAGCCGCTGCCCGCCGATCACCCGCTGCGGACGATGCCCCAAGTGATTGCGGCCCCGCATATCGCGTCGGTCAGCGTAACGGCCGTGCGCCGGCTGCGTGAAACGGCGGCCCAGATCGCCGCAGCAGCGCTCCGCGGCGAGACACTGCCCAACATCGTCAATTGA
- a CDS encoding cyclase family protein, with amino-acid sequence MLGAIARGVMCWLVGLLVGQGAVPAVRAAEAEGPQFVDHSLLVAADYPCTWPAYPFPRFELIPQRRPGPDSAYHIDALLIDGNTGTQCDVPPHSVAREELKREKSGPFGTAYIDRIEPWQFGGEACVIDVRDLLDQAPKGVSPLVTPEHVARFEKQHRPLKFGDVALFRSGYSDAYYRPLPEGNRYIAAALDRTAPGYPDPNPECMEYLAQRGVMTLGTDSASMGPLPELAEPTHYAGLKHGMIWTESATNLGALPPTGAFYCMLPPKHEGGPYGEARAFSIVGGDLPARLSAACREKRAADLTPTLSPRLPLTSPGQGAGQHRQVYLKVDFQYNDYLDMWHHTHLMDAMAGAHLVPPAFALPAPGEKPAYAPEVRGWLQEYETAWGPLGASDRTTERVPLEWTCGRLRIVDARGLVGSVPRKNWPQSPEITPAHVQAAEASAGQLAAGDVVLFFTGHLDRHLRPRPNDAGVWLDPLLGKSEGWPAPSAETIAYLHGKGIRCVATDAPDLGGVDPRRALMTYWALGSRDLVGVEFLHNVGSVPQDRDLYFLFAAIKLRDCHGGPGRAIVLW; translated from the coding sequence ATGCTGGGCGCGATTGCCAGGGGGGTGATGTGCTGGCTCGTCGGCCTGCTGGTGGGCCAGGGCGCGGTGCCTGCAGTGCGGGCCGCTGAAGCCGAGGGCCCGCAGTTCGTGGATCATTCGCTGTTGGTGGCGGCCGACTATCCGTGTACCTGGCCCGCCTATCCGTTTCCGCGCTTCGAGCTGATTCCACAGCGCCGGCCCGGTCCTGACTCGGCCTATCACATCGATGCGCTGTTGATCGACGGCAACACCGGCACGCAATGCGACGTACCGCCGCATTCGGTTGCCCGCGAAGAGTTGAAGCGCGAGAAGTCGGGACCCTTCGGCACGGCCTACATCGACCGCATCGAGCCTTGGCAATTCGGCGGCGAGGCCTGCGTGATCGACGTCCGCGATCTGCTCGATCAGGCGCCCAAGGGGGTCAGCCCGTTGGTCACTCCGGAGCACGTCGCGCGGTTCGAAAAGCAGCACCGCCCGCTGAAGTTCGGCGACGTCGCGCTGTTCCGTAGCGGATATTCCGACGCCTACTACCGCCCGCTGCCCGAGGGCAATCGCTATATCGCCGCCGCGCTCGACCGTACGGCGCCGGGCTATCCCGATCCGAATCCGGAGTGCATGGAGTATCTCGCCCAGCGCGGCGTCATGACCCTGGGCACCGACAGCGCGAGCATGGGCCCCCTGCCCGAGCTGGCCGAGCCGACGCACTATGCCGGACTCAAGCACGGCATGATTTGGACCGAAAGCGCGACGAACCTGGGCGCGCTGCCGCCGACGGGCGCGTTCTATTGCATGCTGCCGCCCAAGCACGAAGGCGGGCCCTATGGCGAGGCCCGGGCCTTTTCGATCGTCGGCGGCGATCTGCCGGCGCGGCTCAGCGCGGCGTGTCGCGAAAAACGGGCCGCCGATCTGACGCCGACGCTTTCGCCACGGCTGCCGCTGACCTCGCCGGGACAAGGGGCCGGACAGCATCGACAGGTCTACCTCAAGGTCGACTTTCAATACAACGACTATCTCGACATGTGGCATCACACGCATCTGATGGACGCGATGGCAGGTGCCCACCTGGTGCCGCCGGCGTTTGCGCTGCCGGCGCCGGGCGAAAAGCCCGCCTATGCTCCCGAGGTTCGCGGCTGGCTTCAGGAATATGAAACGGCCTGGGGCCCCCTCGGCGCAAGCGACCGCACGACCGAACGCGTGCCCCTCGAGTGGACCTGCGGGCGGCTGCGAATCGTCGACGCGCGGGGACTCGTCGGCAGCGTGCCGCGGAAGAACTGGCCGCAGTCGCCGGAAATCACGCCGGCCCACGTGCAAGCGGCCGAAGCGTCGGCCGGTCAGCTCGCGGCCGGCGACGTGGTGCTGTTCTTCACAGGCCATCTCGATCGGCACTTGCGCCCCCGGCCGAACGACGCCGGCGTCTGGCTCGATCCGCTGTTGGGCAAGAGCGAAGGCTGGCCGGCACCGTCGGCCGAGACGATTGCGTATCTGCACGGCAAAGGCATTCGTTGCGTGGCTACCGACGCGCCGGACTTGGGGGGCGTCGACCCGCGCCGGGCACTGATGACGTACTGGGCGCTGGGCAGTCGCGACCTGGTCGGCGTCGAGTTCCTGCACAACGTCGGTAGCGTGCCGCAGGATCGCGATCTCTATTTCCTGTTCGCCGCCATCAAGCTGCGCGATTGCCACGGCGGACCGGGCCGCGCGATCGTGTTGTGGTGA